CCATGCGCCATGGCCCCGTGGCGCGGGAGCGCGCCTGGCTCTTTGCCGTGGCCACGAACCTCGTGCGCGACGAAGTGCGTCGCGATGCCCGGGAGCGCCGGCGCCTGTCACTGCTCAAAGGCGAGGCCGACGTGGCCGGCCCGCAGGAGCCCGACGTCTACACGGCCGAACGGGCGGCCGATGCCGTGCGCGAACAGGCGCTGGCGCGGCGCGCGGTAGACGCGCTGGCCGAACGGGACCGCATGGCGCTGCTGATGCGGGAAGAAGGGTTGGACTATCACGAAATCGCCGCGGTGCTGGGACTGAGCGTGGGGAGCGTGGGCACGACGCTCTCCCGGGCCCGCCGCCGCCTGGTCGAAGTCTACGAGACGCTGCAGCGCG
Above is a window of Gemmatimonas sp. DNA encoding:
- a CDS encoding sigma-70 family RNA polymerase sigma factor — protein: MDNLERLFREYHDPLVRYLARRVGDRDLAEELAQETFVRAMRHGPVARERAWLFAVATNLVRDEVRRDARERRRLSLLKGEADVAGPQEPDVYTAERAADAVREQALARRAVDALAERDRMALLMREEGLDYHEIAAVLGLSVGSVGTTLSRARRRLVEVYETLQRDRSGTRAAMEGSDVA